In Cutaneotrichosporon cavernicola HIS019 DNA, chromosome: 1, one DNA window encodes the following:
- a CDS encoding uncharacterized protein (cytochrome p450), whose translation MDSKHVNVIIPTVIHDHPAFAPLAAIVVCVLWYYLYPYFVTYGALRDIPAPFPAQFTNWWLFLVVRRGDRYKTADREHKRLGKMIRLAPNHVSIADDDAIKQIYGHGNGFLKSDFYDSFVSIRRGLFNTRDRAEHTRKRKVVSHTFSPKSVREFEPYMQDNLHLFVKQWDNLIAQEQKNPKSNGQAKVDCLDWFNYLAFDMIGDLAFGAPFGMLEAGADSAELRATPDAAPTYAPAIEILNRRGEISATLGVFPEIRPFAKFLPDPFFSKGIEAVQNLAKIAIARVKQRLDHPPADARNDLLSRLQEGRDHKGQAIDREELTAEALTQLIAGSDTTSNSSCALLYYATKTPGILARLQKELDDAIPEGTDVPTFDMIKSLPYLEAVFNETLRYHSTSGIGLPREVPPGSPGVTICGHYFPGGTVLSVPTYTIHHSKEIWGPDADDFNPDRFLNLTARQKEAFIPFSHGPRSCVGRNVAEMEMKLIAATWAHRYQPTLLQDVMETREGFLRKPLALNIEFKQRHRAAA comes from the coding sequence ATGGACTCGAAGCACGTCAACGTCATCATCCCAACGGTCATTCACGACCACCCCGCGTTtgcgccgctcgccgcgatCGTCGTCTGCGTTCTGTGGTACTACCTCTACCCTTACTTTGTCACCTATGGTGCTCTGCGCGACATCCCCGCTCCCTTCCCGGCCCAGTTCACCAACTGGTGGCTGTTCCTGGTTGTGCGCCGTGGCGACCGCTACAAGACCGCCGACCGTGAGCACAAGAGGCTGGGCAAGATGATCCGTCTCGCCCCCAACCACGTCTCgatcgccgacgacgacgccatcAAGCAGATCTACGGCCACGGCAATGGTTTCCTCAAGAGCGACTTTTACGACTCGTTTGTCTCGATCCGCCGCGGTCTCTTCAACACCCGCGACCGTGCCGAGCACACCCGTAAGCGCAAGGTCGTCTCGCACACGTTCTCGCCAAAGTCGGTCCGCGAGTTTGAGCCCTACATGCAggacaacctccacctcttTGTCAAGCAGTGGGACAACCTCATCGCCCAGGAGCAGAAGAACCCAAAGTCGAACGGCCAGGCAAAGGTCGACTGCCTCGACTGGTTCAACTACCTCGCTTTCGACATGATCGGTGACCTCGCTTTCGGTGCTCCTTTCGGCATGCTCGAGGCCGGTGCCGATTCCGCCGAGCTCCGCGCTACCCCTGACGCCGCTCCCACCTATGCGCCTGCTATTGAGATTCTCAACCGCCGTGGTGAGATTTCGGCCACCCTTGGTGTCTTCCCCGAGATCCGCCCCTTCGCAAAATTCCTCCCCGACCCGTTCTTCTCCAAGGGTATCGAGGCTGTTCAGAACCTCGCCAAGATCGCCATTGCCCGCGTCAAGCAGCGCCTTGACCACCCCCCGGCCGACGCCCGTAATGACCTCCTCTCCCGTCTCCAGGAGGGCCGCGACCACAAGGGCCAGGCCATTgaccgcgaggagctcaccGCCGAGGCTCTCACCCAGCTCATTGCCGGCTCTGACACGACTTCCAACTCGTCCTGCGCCCTCCTCTACTACGCGACCAAGACGCCCGGCATCCTCGCCAGGCTCcagaaggagctcgacgacgccatccCCGAGGGCACCGACGTCCCGACCTTTGACATGATCAAGTCGCTTCCTtacctcgaggccgtctTCAACGAGACCCTCCGCTAccactcgacctcgggTATCGGTCTCCCGCGCGAGGTTCCTCCCGGATCCCCCGGCGTCACCATCTGCGGCCACTACTTCCCTGGCGGCACCGTCCTCTCTGTCCCGACCTACACCATCCACCACTCCAAGGAAATCTGGGgccccgacgccgacgacttCAACCCCGACCgcttcctcaacctcaccgCCCGCCAGAAGGAGGCCTTCATTCCCTTCTCGCACGGCCCGCGCTCGTGTGTCGGCCGcaacgtcgccgagatggagatgaagctcatcgccgccacctGGGCCCACCGCTACCAgcccaccctcctccaggACGTCATGGAGACCCGCGAGGGCTTCCTCCGCAAGCCGCTTGCCCTCAACATCGAGTTCAAGCAgcgccaccgcgccgccgcctaA